One window of Globicephala melas chromosome 2, mGloMel1.2, whole genome shotgun sequence genomic DNA carries:
- the MOAP1 gene encoding LOW QUALITY PROTEIN: modulator of apoptosis 1 (The sequence of the model RefSeq protein was modified relative to this genomic sequence to represent the inferred CDS: inserted 2 bases in 2 codons; deleted 3 bases in 3 codons) yields the protein MTLSLLEDWCRGMDVNPRKTLLIADIPQTCKXAEIEEALRSGFAPLSEYRLLGRMFRREENRNATLIGLTEETGHALVPKKIPGSGGAWRVIFKTPDPDNEFLGRLHEFLEGEGVTLGEFTSVLGYGNDLFDLDQDMTPEVRAPVLAQALDEALQPALQHLEYKKLRVFSGSDPPEPEEEEFESWLFHATQMKTWQVSDAEKRRRLLESLRGPASDIIRVLKINSPLITVPECLHALEEVFGVTDNPRVLQVKYLTTYQKDEKKLSAYVLRLEPSLQKLVERGAVEQEVVNQARLEQAIAGXTPRRKFALSEDGSAPGLLQLLTLIKDEEAAEEEAALLQAGLEGHFSWILGNQEGLSGSEQSIR from the exons ATGACACTAAGCCTCTTAGAAGACTGGTGTAGGGGGATGGATGTAAACCCGCGGAAAACGCTGTTGATTGCCGACATCCCCCAGACCTGTA GGGCAGAAATTGAGGAGGCTCTGCGATCTGGTTTTGCTCCCTTGAGCGAGTACCGACTGCTCGGGAGGATGTTCCGGAGGGAAGAGAACAGGAATGCAACCTTAATAGGA TTAACTGAGGAGACGGGTCATGCTCTGGTCCCTAAAAAGATACCCGGAAGCGGGGGTGCCTGGAGAGTGATCTTTAAGACCCCTGACCCAGACAATGAATTTTTAGGCAGGTTACATGAATTCCTAGAGGGAGAGGGCGTGACATTGGGTGAGTTTACCAGCGTTCTTGGGTATGGAAACGACCTTTTTGACCTAGACCAGGACATGACCCCAGAAGTGCGGGCCCCTGTGTTGGCACAGGCATTAGATGAGGCTCTTCAGCCTGCCCTGCAACACCTGGAATAC AAAAAACTGAGAGTATTCTCAGGCAGTGATCCTCCAgagccagaagaagaagagtttgaatcctggctgttTCATGCCACTCAAATGAAGACATGGCAGGTGTCAGATGCCGAA AAAAGAAGGCGATTGCTAGAGAGCCTTAGAGGCCCGGCATCTGATATCATTCGCGTCCTCAAGATAAACAGTCCTTTAATTACAGTCCCTGAATGCCTGCATGCTCTGGAGGAGGTATTTGGGGTTACCGATAATCCTAGGGTGTTGCAGGTCAAATATCTGACCACTTACCAGaaggatgaaaaaaaattgtCTGCGTATGTACTAAGGCTGGAGCCTTCACTACAGAAACTGGTAGAGAGAGGAGCAGTTGAGCAAGAAGTTGTGAATCAGGCCCGCCTGGAGCAAGCCATTGCTG GCACACCGCGCAGGAAGTTTGCTCTGTCAGAGGATGGCTCAGCCCCTGGCTTATTGCAGTTACTGACACTAATAAAGGATGAAGAGGCAGCTGAGGAGGAGGCGGCCCTCCTCCAGGCAGGATTAGAGGGGCATTTCAGCTGGATCTTGGGAAATCAGGAAGGGCTCTCTGGCAGTGAGCAGAGCATAAGGTAG